The Streptomyces sp. NBC_01244 genome contains a region encoding:
- a CDS encoding UDP-N-acetylglucosamine--N-acetylmuramyl-(pentapeptide) pyrophosphoryl-undecaprenol N-acetylglucosamine transferase, giving the protein MTSSPSRSASPRSSYRPLSVVIGAGGTGGHIYPGLALAEALRAAVPDAVVSFIGTERGLETELIPAAGYRLHTVDMIPFDPALGAKRYLLPAALLRSAGQARAVIRAQGAQVAVGMGGYPSAPAVLGARLAGLPAVIHESNAVPGRANQFAARLTPHMAVAFDRSREHLAGGARALTTGMPISAALSGLARLSRPERAAWRAGARRELGVPDGRRLVVFNGGSLGAVRLTAAAAGLAAAWQARDDVQLLIKTGPAALADTAAGLSASGGRRIARAVPYLDRMDLVYAAADLVVCRAGSATVAELAATGVPSVLVPYPYAPGDHQTHNARVLSDAGAGLLLADAEATAGRLADLLAPLLADPARLAAMAGAADPGPHARAAELLASQVLRVAGFPSLSPTPLELV; this is encoded by the coding sequence ATGACCTCCTCACCCTCACGCTCCGCCTCGCCCCGGTCCTCGTACCGGCCGCTGTCCGTCGTGATCGGCGCGGGCGGCACCGGCGGCCACATCTATCCCGGCCTCGCCCTGGCGGAGGCGCTGCGTGCCGCCGTCCCGGACGCCGTGGTCTCGTTCATCGGCACCGAACGCGGTCTGGAGACCGAGCTGATCCCGGCCGCCGGCTACCGCCTGCACACCGTGGACATGATCCCCTTCGACCCGGCGCTGGGCGCCAAGCGCTACCTCCTTCCGGCGGCGCTGCTGCGCTCGGCCGGGCAGGCGCGGGCCGTGATCCGGGCGCAGGGCGCGCAGGTGGCCGTCGGCATGGGCGGCTATCCGAGTGCGCCCGCCGTGCTCGGGGCCCGGCTGGCCGGACTGCCCGCGGTCATCCACGAGTCCAATGCGGTACCGGGCCGGGCCAACCAGTTCGCGGCCCGCCTCACCCCGCACATGGCGGTGGCCTTCGACCGCAGCCGGGAGCACCTGGCGGGCGGGGCGCGGGCACTGACCACCGGAATGCCCATCTCCGCGGCACTGTCGGGCCTCGCCCGACTGTCCCGCCCCGAGCGGGCGGCCTGGCGCGCCGGGGCCCGGCGGGAGCTGGGGGTGCCGGACGGGCGGCGGCTGGTGGTGTTCAACGGCGGCAGCCTGGGCGCCGTACGCCTGACCGCGGCCGCGGCCGGGCTGGCGGCCGCCTGGCAGGCCCGTGACGACGTACAGCTGCTGATCAAGACCGGCCCGGCGGCGCTCGCGGACACCGCGGCCGGGCTGTCCGCCTCGGGCGGCCGGCGGATCGCACGGGCCGTGCCGTACCTGGACCGGATGGACCTGGTCTACGCGGCCGCCGACCTGGTGGTGTGCCGGGCGGGCTCGGCGACGGTGGCGGAGCTCGCGGCGACCGGGGTCCCCTCGGTGCTGGTCCCCTACCCGTACGCCCCGGGCGACCACCAGACCCACAACGCCCGGGTGCTGTCCGACGCCGGTGCGGGCCTCCTGCTGGCGGACGCCGAGGCGACGGCCGGCCGCCTCGCGGACCTGCTCGCCCCGCTGCTGGCCGACCCGGCGCGGCTGGCGGCGATGGCCGGCGCGGCCGACCCGGGACCGCACGCACGGGCCGCCGAACTGCTGGCCTCGCAGGTCCTGCGGGTCGCCGGCTTCCCCTCCCTCTCCCCCACCCCCCTGGAGCTCGTATGA
- a CDS encoding response regulator transcription factor translates to MQRILVVDDEPEVRAAVEDGLAVEGYEVRGAADGLAALSEVALWQPDAVVLDVMMPVLDGLAVCRQLRAVGDRTPVLVLTALDAVSDRVDGLEAGADDYLVKPFALDELVARVRALLRRAAPEPAGGAPVLAYGDLVLDPATRTGRRGERPLEFSRTESALLELLLRHPGQVLPRELILELVWGRDFGPDSNSLAVYVGYLRRKLEAGGEPRLVHTVHGVGYRLDAA, encoded by the coding sequence ATGCAGCGGATTCTGGTGGTGGACGACGAGCCCGAGGTGCGGGCCGCCGTCGAAGACGGCCTCGCCGTCGAGGGGTACGAGGTGCGCGGCGCGGCCGACGGGCTGGCGGCACTGTCCGAGGTGGCGCTCTGGCAGCCGGACGCGGTGGTCCTCGACGTGATGATGCCGGTGCTGGACGGGCTCGCCGTGTGCCGGCAACTGCGCGCGGTGGGCGACCGTACGCCCGTCCTCGTCCTCACGGCCCTGGACGCGGTGAGCGACCGCGTCGACGGGCTGGAGGCGGGCGCCGACGACTACCTGGTCAAACCGTTCGCGCTCGACGAGCTCGTGGCCCGGGTACGGGCCCTCCTGCGGCGGGCCGCCCCCGAACCGGCCGGGGGCGCGCCCGTGCTCGCGTACGGGGACCTCGTCCTCGACCCCGCCACCCGCACCGGGCGGCGCGGCGAGCGGCCGCTGGAGTTCAGCCGCACCGAGTCGGCGCTGCTCGAACTCCTCCTGCGCCACCCCGGCCAGGTGCTGCCGCGCGAGCTGATCCTGGAACTGGTGTGGGGCCGGGACTTCGGGCCGGACTCCAACTCCCTGGCCGTCTACGTCGGATACCTGCGCCGCAAGCTGGAGGCCGGCGGCGAGCCCCGGCTGGTGCACACCGTGCACGGGGTCGGCTACCGACTGGACGCCGCGTGA
- a CDS encoding PIG-L family deacetylase encodes MADRPLTLMAVHAHPDDEATGTGGVLARYAAEGIRTVLVTCTDGRCGDGPGGSKPGDPGHDPAAVAAMRRRELDASCGVLKISDLETLDYADSGMMGWPSNDAPGSFWQTPVEEGAARLAELMRQYRPDVVVTYDENGFYGHPDHIQAHRITMAALEMTELTPKVYWTTMPHSLMRQFGAIMREFQDDMPEPDPAEAAALAEIGLPDDEISTWVDTLAFSGQKYDALAAHASQGEGIFFLKMGKEKFGELMGTETFVRVKDSTGAAVPENDLFAGLR; translated from the coding sequence ATGGCTGACCGGCCGTTGACGCTCATGGCAGTGCACGCCCACCCCGACGACGAGGCCACCGGAACGGGAGGGGTCCTCGCGCGGTACGCGGCGGAGGGCATCCGCACGGTTCTCGTGACGTGTACCGACGGCCGCTGCGGTGACGGACCGGGAGGCTCCAAGCCGGGCGATCCCGGGCACGATCCGGCGGCCGTCGCCGCCATGCGCCGCCGGGAACTCGACGCGAGCTGTGGCGTCCTGAAGATCTCCGACCTGGAGACGCTCGACTACGCCGACTCCGGGATGATGGGCTGGCCCAGCAACGACGCCCCCGGTTCCTTCTGGCAGACCCCCGTGGAGGAAGGCGCCGCCCGGCTCGCGGAACTCATGCGGCAGTACCGGCCCGACGTGGTCGTCACCTATGACGAGAACGGCTTCTACGGCCACCCCGACCACATCCAGGCCCACCGGATCACGATGGCGGCGCTGGAGATGACCGAGCTGACGCCGAAGGTGTACTGGACGACGATGCCCCACTCGCTGATGCGGCAGTTCGGCGCGATCATGCGGGAGTTCCAGGACGACATGCCGGAGCCGGATCCCGCCGAGGCCGCCGCGCTGGCCGAGATCGGCCTCCCCGACGACGAGATCAGCACGTGGGTGGACACCCTCGCGTTCAGCGGTCAGAAGTACGACGCGCTGGCCGCACACGCCAGTCAGGGCGAGGGCATCTTCTTCCTCAAGATGGGCAAGGAGAAGTTCGGCGAGCTGATGGGCACGGAGACCTTCGTGCGCGTCAAGGACTCCACGGGCGCGGCCGTACCCGAGAACGACCTCTTCGCCGGCCTGCGCTGA
- a CDS encoding mechanosensitive ion channel family protein, translating to MDTDSFLRPIAAVAGTLAVTLLAGWLLDLLLRRADARHSETPLWGLLRRCRPPFLVVLAASLLQAVRRRADGPGHVLTLVLIAAAAWLLIRITTAIVDSTYARYAADASDQARVRRVRTQVTLIQRVVTAVVIVVALGAMLLTFPEMRTVGTSMLASAGVLGIVAGIAAQAALGNLFAGLQIAFGDTVRIGDTVVVDKEWGTVEEITLTFLTVRTWDERRITMPVSYFTSKPYENWSRGGAQMTGTVFWHLDHSAPVDLMREQLQRILRDIPEWDGRTGSLAVTDTTPHTIQIRAVVTAKDGDAVWTVRCAVRERLITWLTAHHPYALPRVITTEAVPPPGP from the coding sequence ATGGACACGGACTCCTTCCTGCGCCCGATCGCGGCCGTCGCCGGCACCCTGGCCGTCACCCTGCTCGCGGGCTGGCTGCTGGACCTGCTGCTGCGCCGGGCCGACGCCCGACACAGCGAGACCCCGCTGTGGGGGCTGCTGCGCCGCTGCCGCCCGCCGTTCCTGGTGGTCCTGGCCGCCTCCCTGCTCCAGGCCGTGCGCCGGCGCGCGGACGGCCCCGGGCACGTGCTGACCCTGGTGCTGATCGCGGCGGCCGCGTGGCTGCTGATCCGCATCACGACGGCGATCGTGGACTCCACGTACGCCCGCTACGCGGCCGACGCCTCCGACCAGGCCAGGGTCCGCCGGGTCCGTACGCAGGTCACGCTGATCCAGCGGGTGGTTACGGCGGTGGTGATCGTCGTGGCCCTCGGCGCGATGCTCCTGACGTTCCCCGAGATGCGGACGGTGGGCACCTCGATGCTGGCCTCGGCGGGCGTACTCGGCATCGTGGCGGGCATCGCGGCGCAGGCCGCCCTCGGCAACCTCTTCGCCGGACTCCAGATCGCCTTCGGCGACACCGTCCGGATCGGCGACACGGTGGTGGTGGACAAGGAGTGGGGCACGGTGGAGGAGATCACCCTCACCTTCCTGACGGTCCGCACCTGGGACGAGCGCCGGATCACGATGCCGGTCTCGTACTTCACGAGCAAGCCGTACGAGAACTGGTCGCGCGGTGGCGCGCAGATGACGGGCACCGTGTTCTGGCACCTGGACCACAGCGCCCCGGTGGACCTGATGCGCGAGCAACTCCAGCGGATCCTGCGGGACATCCCGGAATGGGACGGCCGCACCGGCTCCCTGGCGGTCACCGACACCACCCCGCACACCATCCAGATCCGCGCGGTGGTCACGGCGAAGGACGGCGACGCCGTCTGGACCGTCCGCTGCGCGGTCCGCGAACGCCTCATCACCTGGCTGACGGCCCACCACCCGTACGCCCTGCCGCGCGTCATCACGACGGAAGCGGTGCCTCCGCCCGGCCCCTGA
- a CDS encoding MFS transporter produces MPVTRSASPSGAGTPRLGWILALLAFAQLIISLDFNIVYVALPEIGEELGFTDQSLQWVVSAYAVVFGGFLLLGGRAADLLGKRTVFALALGLYAVSSLVGGFAGNPETMIAVRAVQGLGGALLFPATLSLINTLFTEGKERNKALAIWGGAGASGLTLGSLLGGVLTGAFGWASVFFVNVPLAGIVLIAALAVMPRDTKATERRSFDLPGAVTATLGVTLLVYVLVQGPDSGWTSTGIIVSAVAAVALLALFALIEAKSADPLMPLRLFGNRSLAVAMAVTFLFMGTFSALPYFLTVLFQSVHGFSALETGLAFLVPSLSIAAGTQAGERMATRTATRTTLVTGLAVGATGTAVLASSISADGGYATLVPGLVIAGVGQGIAWTGMWIAAASGVAPHEQGIASGMASTTQQIGGAVGLAVLIAIAHAGIDGPAGDALGTGMADGTRTAVYIAAAGILLGALISLALPGKPPAATRPPVQGAPEQRGEEQRGDEQRGEEHTAGSPAKV; encoded by the coding sequence ATGCCCGTCACCCGTTCCGCCTCCCCGTCAGGCGCGGGGACTCCCCGCCTCGGCTGGATCCTCGCCCTCCTGGCCTTCGCCCAGCTGATCATTTCCCTGGACTTCAACATCGTCTACGTGGCCCTGCCGGAGATCGGCGAGGAGCTGGGCTTCACCGACCAGTCGCTCCAGTGGGTGGTCAGCGCCTACGCGGTGGTCTTTGGCGGCTTCCTCCTCCTCGGCGGGCGCGCAGCCGACCTGCTCGGCAAGCGCACCGTGTTCGCCCTCGCCCTCGGCCTGTACGCCGTGTCCTCACTGGTCGGCGGCTTCGCCGGCAACCCGGAGACGATGATCGCGGTCCGCGCGGTGCAGGGCCTGGGCGGTGCGCTGCTCTTCCCGGCCACGCTGTCACTGATCAACACCCTGTTCACCGAGGGCAAGGAGCGCAACAAGGCGCTCGCGATCTGGGGCGGCGCCGGCGCCTCCGGGCTCACCCTCGGCTCGCTCCTCGGCGGAGTCCTCACCGGCGCCTTCGGCTGGGCCTCGGTCTTCTTCGTCAACGTCCCGCTGGCCGGCATCGTGCTCATCGCCGCCCTCGCCGTCATGCCGCGCGATACGAAGGCCACCGAACGCCGCAGCTTCGACCTGCCCGGCGCCGTCACCGCCACGCTCGGTGTGACCCTGCTGGTCTACGTGCTGGTCCAGGGCCCCGACAGCGGCTGGACCTCCACCGGGATCATCGTCAGCGCCGTCGCCGCCGTGGCCCTGCTCGCCCTCTTCGCCCTCATCGAGGCGAAGAGCGCGGACCCGCTGATGCCGCTGCGGCTCTTCGGCAACCGCAGCCTCGCGGTCGCCATGGCCGTCACCTTCCTCTTCATGGGCACCTTCAGCGCCCTGCCGTACTTCCTCACCGTCCTCTTCCAGAGCGTGCACGGCTTCAGCGCCCTGGAGACCGGCCTGGCCTTCCTGGTCCCCTCGCTCTCCATCGCCGCGGGCACCCAGGCCGGCGAGCGCATGGCCACCCGCACCGCGACCCGGACGACCCTCGTCACCGGCCTCGCCGTCGGCGCGACCGGTACCGCCGTCCTCGCCTCCTCGATCTCCGCCGACGGCGGCTACGCGACCCTCGTCCCCGGCCTCGTCATCGCGGGCGTCGGGCAGGGCATCGCCTGGACCGGCATGTGGATCGCCGCCGCCTCCGGCGTGGCCCCGCACGAGCAGGGCATCGCCTCCGGCATGGCCTCCACCACCCAGCAGATCGGCGGCGCGGTCGGCCTCGCCGTCCTGATCGCCATCGCCCACGCCGGCATCGACGGTCCCGCCGGGGACGCGCTCGGGACCGGCATGGCGGACGGCACCCGGACCGCCGTCTACATCGCCGCCGCGGGCATCCTGCTCGGCGCGCTCATCTCGCTCGCCCTCCCCGGCAAGCCCCCGGCCGCCACCCGGCCCCCCGTCCAGGGGGCCCCGGAGCAGCGGGGCGAGGAGCAGCGGGGCGACGAGCAGCGGGGTGAGGAGCACACCGCCGGATCCCCCGCCAAGGTGTGA
- a CDS encoding sensor histidine kinase, whose translation MSRRGLGARWRRRRPLRTRLALAVTAAVAFVALGVCTAAFLEGRAALYQQLDLSLNQAARLAAKQYGDSPPGTAAWDCRYLAAPACVQIVPADPRKDPGGGEGAYRMPVASATRLVAVRERAPFYTDIVVEGHPARMLTTDFLKDRALQVAVRSDSVETGIDRAARRLAVTAAAGVLLAALLGHWVARTGLAPVTRLTATAERIAATRDPRHRIELPPPGRGREDEVTRLAGSFNTMLGELEQSVTAQRRLVADASHELRTPLTALRTNAELLARGDRLTAEQRERASLALGRQLREVTGLVNDLIELARDEEPQLLVEQVRLVPLVEYCVGAARAHWPGVAFRVRAPSPSPSRGEGEAVVAGVPARLSRLLGNLLDNAAKFSPPGAEVEVALTVRGDGRAEVTVRDHGPGISEADLPYVFDRFYRAGAARALPGSGLGLAMARQIARAHEARLAAEAAPGGGAMFRLTFAAPGRVN comes from the coding sequence GTGAGCCGGCGGGGGCTCGGCGCGCGGTGGCGGCGCAGGCGGCCGCTGCGCACCCGGCTGGCGCTGGCCGTGACCGCCGCGGTGGCCTTCGTGGCCCTCGGCGTGTGCACCGCCGCCTTCCTGGAGGGGCGGGCCGCGCTCTACCAGCAGCTCGACCTGAGCCTGAACCAGGCCGCCCGGCTCGCCGCGAAGCAGTACGGCGACTCCCCGCCCGGGACCGCGGCCTGGGACTGCCGGTACCTGGCCGCGCCCGCCTGCGTCCAGATCGTCCCGGCCGACCCGCGGAAGGACCCGGGGGGCGGGGAGGGCGCGTACCGGATGCCCGTGGCCTCGGCCACCCGGCTGGTGGCCGTGCGGGAGCGGGCCCCCTTCTACACGGACATCGTCGTCGAGGGGCATCCCGCGCGGATGCTCACCACCGACTTCCTCAAGGACCGGGCCCTCCAGGTCGCCGTACGCTCCGACTCGGTGGAGACCGGCATCGACCGGGCCGCCCGGCGGCTCGCCGTCACCGCCGCCGCCGGGGTGCTGCTGGCCGCGCTGCTCGGCCACTGGGTCGCGCGGACGGGTCTGGCACCGGTCACCCGGCTCACGGCCACCGCCGAGCGGATCGCCGCCACCCGGGATCCGAGGCACCGGATCGAACTGCCGCCTCCGGGCCGCGGCCGCGAGGACGAGGTCACCCGGCTCGCCGGGAGCTTCAACACCATGCTGGGCGAACTGGAACAGTCCGTCACCGCGCAGCGCAGGCTCGTCGCGGACGCCTCGCACGAGCTGCGGACCCCGCTGACCGCGCTGCGGACGAACGCGGAGCTGCTGGCGCGGGGGGACCGGCTGACGGCCGAGCAGCGGGAGCGGGCCTCGCTGGCGCTCGGTCGGCAGTTGCGGGAGGTGACGGGGCTGGTCAACGACCTGATCGAGCTGGCCCGCGACGAGGAGCCGCAGCTGCTGGTGGAACAGGTGCGGCTGGTTCCGCTGGTGGAGTACTGCGTGGGGGCCGCGCGGGCGCACTGGCCGGGCGTGGCCTTCCGGGTGCGGGCGCCGTCGCCGTCGCCGTCCCGTGGGGAGGGGGAGGCGGTGGTGGCGGGGGTACCGGCGCGGCTCAGCAGGTTGCTGGGGAACCTGCTGGACAACGCGGCGAAGTTCAGCCCGCCGGGGGCGGAGGTGGAGGTGGCGCTGACGGTTCGGGGGGACGGTCGCGCGGAGGTGACCGTACGGGATCACGGGCCGGGGATCTCGGAGGCGGATCTGCCGTACGTCTTCGACCGGTTCTACCGGGCGGGGGCGGCGCGGGCGCTGCCCGGGTCGGGGCTCGGGCTGGCGATGGCCCGGCAGATCGCGCGGGCGCACGAGGCGCGGCTGGCGGCCGAGGCCGCCCCGGGCGGGGGCGCGATGTTCCGGCTGACGTTCGCGGCCCCGGGCCGGGTGAACTGA
- a CDS encoding ArsR/SmtB family transcription factor, translated as MTVNHPARDQITLENVFTALGNPMRLTVVRALAAGGEHPCGSLLEGVSKSTLTHHWRVLREGGIIWQRPSGRELLLSLRREDLDARFPGLLDAVLGAISADAPPRAAGARPTG; from the coding sequence ATGACTGTCAATCACCCGGCCAGGGACCAGATCACGCTGGAGAACGTGTTCACGGCCCTGGGCAACCCCATGCGGCTCACCGTGGTCCGCGCCCTGGCGGCCGGCGGCGAGCACCCGTGCGGGAGCCTGCTCGAAGGCGTCTCCAAATCGACGCTCACCCACCATTGGCGGGTCCTGCGCGAGGGCGGCATCATCTGGCAGCGCCCGTCCGGCAGAGAACTGCTCCTGTCCCTGCGGCGCGAGGACCTCGACGCGCGCTTCCCCGGACTGCTCGACGCGGTCCTCGGAGCGATCTCGGCCGACGCACCGCCCCGCGCGGCCGGCGCCCGCCCCACGGGCTGA
- a CDS encoding SDR family NAD(P)-dependent oxidoreductase, whose translation MTTHAPTPTLALTPARTPADWTGRTVLVTGAEGFIGSALVDLLVARGAKVRAFVHYKPYAEKGHLARYLADPGGPVEMWAGDVRDAGRVSDAVAGCDTVFHLAALIGIPYSYASPGAYVQTNVTGTENMAEACRRHGVRRLVHTSTSEVYGTALTAPISESHPLQPQSPYSASKIGADMMALSFHHAFELPVTVVRPFNTYGPRQSARAVIPTILAQLHSGAREVRLGSLTPTRDFTYVTDTAAGFLAVAECDRALGQVVNLGSGEEISIGDLARALIAASGRDAEVVVDPARLRPSGSEVQRLLSDNSRARDWAGWKPEVSLREGLTRTSEWVAAHLHLFAPDRYQV comes from the coding sequence ATGACCACGCACGCCCCCACGCCCACACTCGCCCTCACCCCGGCGCGCACCCCCGCCGACTGGACCGGCCGTACGGTCCTCGTCACGGGCGCCGAGGGCTTCATCGGCTCCGCCCTCGTCGACCTGCTGGTCGCGCGGGGCGCGAAGGTGCGCGCCTTCGTGCACTACAAGCCGTACGCGGAGAAGGGCCACCTGGCCCGCTACCTGGCCGACCCGGGCGGCCCGGTGGAGATGTGGGCCGGCGACGTCCGCGACGCGGGCCGGGTCAGCGACGCGGTGGCCGGCTGCGACACCGTCTTTCACCTGGCGGCGCTGATCGGGATCCCGTACAGCTACGCCTCGCCCGGCGCGTACGTCCAGACCAACGTCACCGGGACCGAGAACATGGCCGAGGCCTGCCGCCGCCACGGCGTGCGCCGCCTCGTCCACACCTCCACCAGCGAGGTCTACGGGACGGCCCTGACGGCCCCGATCTCCGAGAGCCACCCGCTCCAGCCGCAGTCCCCGTACTCCGCTTCGAAGATCGGCGCCGACATGATGGCGCTCTCCTTCCACCACGCGTTCGAACTGCCGGTGACGGTGGTCCGGCCGTTCAACACCTACGGCCCGCGCCAGTCGGCCCGCGCGGTCATCCCCACCATCCTGGCCCAGCTCCACTCGGGCGCCCGGGAGGTCCGCCTGGGCTCCCTGACCCCGACCCGGGACTTCACCTACGTGACCGACACCGCGGCCGGCTTCCTCGCGGTCGCGGAGTGCGACCGGGCCCTGGGCCAGGTGGTCAACCTCGGCAGCGGCGAGGAGATCTCCATCGGCGACCTGGCCCGGGCCCTGATCGCGGCGTCCGGCCGGGACGCGGAGGTCGTCGTCGACCCGGCCCGGCTGCGTCCCTCCGGCAGCGAGGTCCAGCGCCTGCTGTCGGACAACTCCCGGGCCCGCGACTGGGCCGGCTGGAAGCCCGAGGTCTCCCTCCGGGAGGGCCTGACCCGCACCTCGGAGTGGGTGGCCGCCCACCTCCACCTCTTCGCCCCGGACCGCTACCAGGTGTAG